In Procambarus clarkii isolate CNS0578487 unplaced genomic scaffold, FALCON_Pclarkii_2.0 HiC_scaffold_570, whole genome shotgun sequence, the DNA window agaatgttttgtaggaacgctaacagaaaacgatgttatgttggaatgtatatagggtaaactactgcaaacaggatggtatggtgtggattattggaaactataggattagggtccactaccacctgttaggtgggtaaggggtccaataacacccgcaggatgagtatgggggtcacatccacccacaggaatggtatggggatcacttccacccacaggaagggtatgggatccaataccatccactggatgtgtattgcgtccactaccaccgacaggatgggtatgggctcacaaccacccacaggataggtatggggtccaataccacccacaggatgagtatggggtccactataacccacaggatgggtatggggctccaaccacccacagaataagtatggggtacaataacacccactggatatgtatggcatccattgcccccacaggatgactatagggtacagtatcgcccacaggattagtatatagggttcactgttATGAACCCTATAACCCTATAACCCTGTGGGCAtattccactgccgcccacagggtcgatatggggggggtccactaccgcccacaggatcgatagggggtccactgccgcccacagggtcggtagggggtccactgccgcccacacgttcggtaggggtccactgccgcccacagggtcggtagggggtccactgccgcccatagtgtttgtatagtgtccactatcgcccatagtgttattatggggtccactacccctcatagggtcggtatgggggtccattactacccacagggtgtgtctggggtctattttggcaatactgcttttccaatctcatttgttgttcaatgtaaaatatttgttgctcgacttgcaacaatttatatatatatatatatagtatagtgcctttgcaataatgtaccaatgtgtgtattttcataactcgttttaaattgttgaaaaataaataactacattgtgaatgcaagtcaatgtttacatgctaaatcagagttgccagattccgcttaaaatagcaaattgtgcttattttcaaagcttgagaatttagctttaaagtagttaaaaaactacgaatttcgcaatttgctatgtactttagtgtactattttaaaataagattggtttttaagctgcaagtcatatgaatctcaaaaaaagtatattattaacaatcttatctccatagttcactagtttctgtaaatcagatctggtaactgtaggccaagtactggaagactcaagacacaatgtgttgaagctattctctttgaagaagtcatctcgacaggatcttccagctccagctataaaacttcaccaaacatggatctacctagtacatcaaatggtaaggaattactaaactgtacaaagttttatgctagaacatttgttacagaattgtccctgtcagggacaattcagtccctattctatgtgtactccatcacatagtgacggagtatgtgggaataattttgttgacactgtccattttgtcaattctacaacagcagataatatgaattcccagagatatttgtaacttgagatacttggtttggtttggttaagttaggttaggttagcctaacccagtaaatcctccccggctagaatataaaccccggacaaagtgctcgtgaaatgccaggcatttgcaaatatgaggatgtggttgattagattatattcttttctatatcatagatgttcaatatatgaaaaatattttagacttaaaaatggacccctgaggtactcaacttaacacatttcttcatattcattcccatttagtatgaccttttgctctctttgttttaactattgttttgtgcactttacaatttttttcatgaacctgtaatttccttgctagtcttccatgtggtaccttattaaagtctttagcataatccatgtatactacatccaccggaaaccctttatctgagtaccatgttaccatgtcccaaaagtgaggaggtttattggctggtacattgtaagaaagtatcacaaagattactatgtacattaaagtaaaatttgagggttatcaacatataaattgtagcataatttgaggaatatttcaaggtataatatagtaagatatgcattcaatataacaatcatgatataaggtgatagcaatgattacaatggaaaagttgtatggtttaggcacatatattctggcattggatttcataagatacagtgcgagtttaatacactagttaggaaactatcaagaaaaaatttaggtactttttggttttattttttaaaatggcagaagttggacagtttttaaatttgttagcaagttagttccatagacaaggtccctttatttgcatagagtatttacacagaataactttgactctggggatatcaaagatatttatttctggtattgtgattctattatgggttctattgcacatgcccagctatgcttcaaacatttattttgttgcattttcccagatagtgttattgtttaaatattatttgcttttcagcTAACATATCTGCGTGGCTGTGGGTATGAATCAATCGTTATCTATTACAAGAAAGGACCAGCACGGGTGACACATGGTATTTTACCAAACAACGTAATAcaagaagaggacaagaagatcttcaccactaacttctttttgtgtaagtagttcacataatatataaatatatcaccacctattattttctctcatatatatatatatatatacatatgtatatatatatatatatacatatgtatatatatatatatatatatatatatatatatatatgtatatatatatatatgtatatgtatatatatatatatatatatatatatatatatatatatatatatatatatatatatatatatatatatatatatatatatatatatatataatttcaattcaatcatctctgtcgttgatgtatatggcaaaaagtgtgtgggccaatacagcactatgtcttaacgtaatgggtccaagggcccataaggtctcgacagcattaagggccctttagcaaaccagtgtgctggtgcacctatgacacccatgacgtctttgtatcatttcaagtttgtacatgtacttcttaagatatgggcaccatacaactgctgcatattctagcttttgtctaaaaaaatcatgaacaatttatttattatttatccatgaatgccagaactaaaccctgtggtactccactcgtgacatttctccagtccaatacattgcctctgattactgccctcatttttctatcagtttgaaattttttaatccatgttagaagcttacctgtcacccctccaatatgttccagtttccagaacaaactcttatgtggaattctattgaatgcctcttttaggtccagatagatgcagtcaacccaaccatatctttcctgtaaaatttctgcggctcgatcatagtaactgattaaatttgttacacaggatcttccatttcaaaattttttattttttatttttatttttttccagcacgcacaaggaagcttgatgcagataaacttacattaggatcagaaggtgatagcgataatgccctggaaaaaaatcctgacgagctacaagtgcagcaggtgcataaagtccaaaaagtaccgcaggtgcaagaaattcaacaattacaaaaagttccgcaggtggaacatttacaaaaagttccgccggtgcaacaagggctaccattagcaatccttcagaaacagcaagaagtacaagtagtaaaatttgaaccacagggaactacaccaggaaaacagtgtagtaacaacggaatgggaattttaaaatacctgaggaaacaggtaaaaaaggacaaacaatagaaatggttccttacacattatttggtagtttataggtattttacttataatactttatattatgtctacagtttataatttagtttacagttaatttacttttcaacttccatatcttacatgaaggatttttactgtttttcatttttaaaaccttattagtatcatttatagtttagtgtcaattcacttataatacaatatatggaataatttactaaattcatttaactataataaatttaaataaacatttttaccccaggatgagtttcagtcaccctacccaaaaaattaatgtttctttattactaatcttgtgagaggtagcttattgtgcagcccatactcattctgtgagtgttagtttattgtgcaccccatagtcatcatgtcacccaagcctgctgcagctgcacctgaggggtggtgtagggaaccattagtgtactattatgatttgagagagagaatgctctgtggacagagcatcaatatggcttaaggcattgagctttgcctcaagatgaagcttgggctgatctctgatttgcttcttgggagtcttcatttacgtgcaccccatactcaaccactttgtagtaattaattgtgcaacccatactcatcctgttaccagtagtttgtgcaacccatacttatcctgtgatccctatccctctacttcaagtccctcaaggggcgcacgaattcagtttggcatactgcatcctgccttcccatccctagctactgacccatcacaatattttattttattttatttatatatatacaagtaggtacattggggttgtgagaatacattgaatagtacagtatttacaatcttgtaaagccactagtatgcgcagcgtttcaggcaggtccttaatctaacagataattttaagtaggtaatttctatcagaattgataaatgataataaatacattgtttacatacatacattacaaatacatacatataagctcaaaagcttcattgaaggttgtaacagaacccatgagcaccacaccagaaaaa includes these proteins:
- the LOC138361661 gene encoding uncharacterized protein, with the protein product MLTYLRGCGYESIVIYYKKGPARVTHGILPNNVIQEEDKKIFTTNFFLSRTRKLDADKLTLGSEGDSDNALEKNPDELQVQQVHKVQKVPQVQEIQQLQKVPQVEHLQKVPPVQQGLPLAILQKQQEVQVVKFEPQGTTPGKQCSNNGMGILKYLRKQVKKDKQ